A window of the Diceros bicornis minor isolate mBicDic1 chromosome 30, mDicBic1.mat.cur, whole genome shotgun sequence genome harbors these coding sequences:
- the LOC131394459 gene encoding olfactory receptor 7G2-like, whose translation MEYRNHTDALEFLLLGLTNYPQVQPLIFSLFLSMYLVIILGNLLIILAVSSESQLHTPMYFFLSNLSFTDICVSTTVIPKMLANIEAQNQSITYVGCLTQIGFVPVFCLFENFLLAVMAYDRYVAICHPLMYTVVMNPRLCGLLILLSLFLSIVDALLLSLMMLQLSFCKDLEIPHFFCELAQVLKLTCSDTLINNILIYFVAILFGGVPLSGIIFSYTQIVSSVLRMPSARGKFKAFSTCGSHLSVVSLFYGTGLGVYIVSALTNSSGNIALASVMYTVVPQMLNPFIYSLRNRDMKGALRNLIRRGSFL comes from the coding sequence ATGGAATACAGAAATCACACAGATGCTCTAGAATTCCTTCTCCTGGGATTGACAAATTATCCACAAGTGCAGCCCCTCATCTTCAGCCTGTTCTTGTCCATGTACCTGGTAATCATCCTGGGGAATCTGCTCATCATCCTGGCTGTCAGCTCTGAGTCACAACTCCACACtcccatgtatttttttctctccaatctCTCCTTTACTGACATCTGTGTAAGCACCACCGTAATCCCAAAGATGCTGGCGAACATAGAAGCACAGAATCAGAGCATCACTTATGTAGGCTGCCTCACCCAGATTGGATTTGTCccagtattttgtttatttgagaattttctccTTGCAGtaatggcctatgaccgctatgtggccatttgTCACCCACTGATGTACACGGTTGTCATGAACCCCCGACTCTGTGGCCTGCtaattcttctctctctgtttcttagcATTGTGGATGCCCTCCTCCTCAGTCTGATGATGTTAcagctgtccttctgcaaggACCTGGAAATCCCTCACTTCTTCTGTGAACTTGCTCAGGTCCTCAAGCTCACCTGTTCTGATACACTCATCAATAACATCCTGATATATTTTGTGGCTATCCTATTTGGGGGTGTTCCTCTCTCTGGGATCATTTTCTCTTATACTCAAATTGTCTCCTCTGTTTTGAGAATGCCATCAGCAAGGGGAAAGTTTAAAGCTTTTTCCACTTGTGGGTCTCACCTCTCAGTTGTCTCCTTGTTCTATGGGACAGGTTTGGGGGTGTACATTGTTTCTGCTCTTACTAACTCTTCTGGAAACATTGCCTTGGCTTCAGTGATGTACACTGTTGTCCCTCAAatgctgaaccccttcatctacagcctgaggaacagAGACATGAAGGGAGCCTTGAGGAATCTCATCAGAAGGGGTTCTTTTCTGTGA
- the LOC131394460 gene encoding olfactory receptor 7G1-like: MEPRNCTDAPEFLLLGLTDDPELQPLIFYLFLSMYLVTILGNLLITLAVSSDSYLHTPMYFFLSNLSFTDICISTTTIPKMLVNIQAQNQSITYIGCLTQTCFFLVSVGFENCILAVMAYDRYVAICHPLTYTVIMNSRFCGLLILFSLFISIGNSLLQSLMVLQLTFCTTLEVPLFFCEVVQVIKLACSDTLINNILIYFATSIFGGIAMCGIIFSYTQIVFSVLRMPSPGGKYKAFSTCGSHLSVVSLFYGTGLGVYISSALANSSRNTVVVSVMYTVVPQMLNPFIYSLRNRDIKVTLRKLIGQIPLFFQECVV, translated from the coding sequence ATGGAACCCAGAAATTGCACAGATGctccagaattccttcttctgggATTGACAGATGATCCAGAACTGCAGCCCCTCATCTTTTACCTGTTCTTGTCCATGTACCTGGTCACCATCCTGGGAAATCTGCTCATTACCTTAGCTGTTAGCTCTGACTCATatctccacacccccatgtacttctttctCTCCAATCTGTCCTTTACTGACATCTGTATAAGCACCACCACAATCCCAAAGATGCTGGTAAACATACAAGCACAGAATCAGAGCATTACTTATATAGGCTGCCTCACGCAGACCTGCTTTTTCCTGGTTTCCGTTGGCTTTGAAAATTGTATTCTTGCAGTTATGGCCtatgatcgctatgtggccatTTGTCATCCACTGACATACACAGTCATAATGAACTCCCGCTTCTGTGGACTGCTGATTCTATTCTCTCTGTTCATTAGCATTGGGAATTCCCTCCTCCAGAGTCTCATGGTGTTGCAGCTGACCTTCTGCACAACCCTGGAAGTACCACTATTTTTCTGTGAAGTTGTTCAGGTCATCAAACTTGCATGTTCTGATACCCTCATCAATAACATTCTGATATATTTTGCAACTAGCATATTTGGTGGTATTGCTATGTGTGGAATCATTTTCTCTTATACTCAAATCGTCTTCTCTGTGTTGAGAATGCCGTCACCTGGTGGAAAGTATAAAGCTTTTTCCACCTGTGGGTCTCACCTCTCAGTTGTATCCTTATTCTATGGAACGGGTTTGGGAGTGTACATTAGTTCTGCTCTTGCtaactcttccagaaacactgtAGTGGTTTCAGTGATGTACACTGTTGTCCCTCAAatgctgaaccccttcatctaTAGCCTGAGGAACAGGGACATAAAAGTAACCTTGAGAAAACTCATTGGTCAGATACCATTGTTTTTTCAGGAGTGTGTGGTTTAA
- the LOC131394456 gene encoding olfactory receptor 7G1-like: protein MEPRNHTDVSEFLLLGLTDDPELQPLLFMLFLFVFLVTILGNLLIVLTVISDSHLHTPMYFFLSNLSISDICLSTTTIPKMLMNIQAQNQSITYAGCLTQIYFVLVFASSENFLLAIMAYDRYVAICHPLRYTVTMNSHFCGLLILFSLFISILDTLLHSLMVLRLTFCSNLEIPLFFCEVVQVIKLACSDTLINNILIYFATSVFAGIPVCGIIFSYIKIVSSVLRMPSVDGRYKAFSTCGSHLAVVSLFYGTGFGVYISSALANSSRNTAVASMMYTVVPQMLNPFIYSLRNRDMKGVLRKLISRTPSLL, encoded by the coding sequence ATGGAACCCAGAAATCACACAGATGTTTCAGAATTCCTTCTCCTGGGATTGACAGATGATCCAGAATTGCAGCCTCTCCTCTTCATGCTGTTCCTGTTCGTGTTCCTGGTCACCATCCTGGGAAACCTACTCATCGTTCTGACTGTCATCTCTGACTCTCACCTGCACACCCCTATGTACTTCTTTCTCTCCAATCTGTCTATAAGTGACATCTGTTTAAGCACAACCACGATCCCAAAAATGCTGATGAACATACAAGCACAGAATCAGAGCATCACTTATGCAGGTTGCCTTACACAGATTTACTTTGTCCTGGTTTTCGCTAGTTCAGAAAATTTTCTTCTTGCAATAATGGCCtatgatcgctatgtggccatTTGTCATCCCCTGAGGTACACAGTCACCATGAACTCCCACTTCTGTGGACTGCTGATTCTATTCTCTCTGTTCATTAGCATTTTGGATACCCTACTCCACAGTCTGATGGTATTGCGACTGACCTTTTGTTCAAATCTGGAAATCCccctcttcttttgtgaagttgtTCAAGTCATCAAGCTTGCATGTTCTGATACCCTCATCAATAACATCCTGATATATTTTGCAACTAGTGTATTTGCTGGTATCCCTGTGTGTggaattattttctcttatattAAGATAGTCTCCTCTGTTTTGAGAATGCCATCAGTGGATGGAAGATATAAGGCTTTTTCCACTTGTGGATCTCACCTCGCAGTTGTGTCCTTATTCTATGGGACAGGTTTTGGGGTGTACATTAGTTCTGCTCTTGCTAACTCTTCCAGAAATACTGCAGTGGCTTCAATGATGTACACTGTTGTCCCTCAAatgctgaaccccttcatctaTAGCCTGAGGAACAGGGACATGAAGGGAGTCTTGAGAAAACTCATCAGTAGGACACCTTCTCTTCTTTGA